A stretch of the Tautonia marina genome encodes the following:
- a CDS encoding DUF2271 domain-containing protein gives MHSDFWIVPAWLLMGSLFAPLASGDDFTFFHEEVMGTALELRVRADDEPAARDAEARVLSEIDRLSAILSGYDPSSDLSRWMNQPGEASSAPAELFEVLRAADSWTRASGGAFDPRAAVFGALWNSCAERGRTPTLAELTEAKVLASADAWRLDLDAKTAERIGRTPISLDGIAKGFIIERACAAALDPSRGVRGILLNVGGDLRVVGEGFGTIGLAPPIGDSEASEPFTYLEVHDRSVATSGAAHRGWMIGDRWHSHIIDPRSGRPVEAVASASVVAPRGSDADALATALNVLPVADGLRLVNGLPEVECLIVASDGAIHRSDGWGELERSQPASSLMANAQEPIAVAPEAKRQKAWGESFELVVRFEINRPEVEQRRYRRPYVVVYIEDETGHVVRHLLMWVSMSGSGPDQWLPDLLRWYRSDAGRTRIERRNKAYAIGRSTRPPGEYRITWNGKDDMGQPLPEGSYTVFVEAAREHGTHQVIRMPVSIADEPFAEDYEGNVEIKSASVEYRRIGSE, from the coding sequence TGTTCGCGCCCCTCGCCTCCGGCGATGATTTCACCTTTTTTCATGAAGAGGTGATGGGCACGGCGCTGGAGCTTCGTGTCCGGGCCGACGATGAACCCGCAGCCCGTGACGCCGAGGCACGCGTGCTAAGCGAGATCGACCGCCTGTCGGCCATCCTCAGTGGTTACGATCCATCGAGCGACCTGAGTCGGTGGATGAACCAACCGGGCGAGGCATCGAGCGCTCCCGCTGAACTGTTCGAGGTGCTTCGAGCGGCCGATTCCTGGACCCGAGCGTCCGGAGGCGCGTTCGACCCGAGAGCCGCCGTGTTTGGAGCCCTCTGGAACTCCTGCGCCGAGCGAGGTCGAACACCCACGCTCGCCGAACTGACCGAGGCGAAGGTGCTGGCCTCGGCCGACGCCTGGCGGCTCGATCTGGACGCGAAGACGGCCGAGCGGATCGGCCGAACTCCGATCAGCCTGGACGGCATCGCCAAGGGATTCATCATTGAGCGGGCCTGTGCCGCGGCGCTCGATCCGAGCCGGGGAGTGCGCGGGATCTTGCTGAATGTCGGCGGCGACTTGCGAGTGGTCGGCGAGGGGTTCGGGACGATCGGCCTGGCCCCTCCGATAGGAGATTCGGAGGCGAGCGAGCCGTTCACTTATCTGGAGGTTCATGATCGTTCCGTCGCCACAAGCGGCGCGGCCCATCGAGGCTGGATGATCGGCGACCGCTGGCATTCTCACATCATTGATCCTCGAAGTGGTCGACCGGTGGAGGCCGTGGCCTCGGCCTCGGTGGTTGCTCCGAGAGGAAGCGATGCCGACGCATTGGCCACGGCCCTCAACGTCTTGCCGGTTGCCGACGGGCTTCGCCTGGTCAACGGGTTGCCAGAGGTCGAATGCCTGATCGTCGCCAGCGACGGCGCGATCCATCGGAGTGACGGCTGGGGCGAGCTGGAACGATCGCAGCCCGCGTCGTCGCTGATGGCCAATGCGCAGGAGCCGATTGCAGTGGCTCCGGAGGCCAAACGTCAAAAAGCCTGGGGAGAATCATTCGAACTGGTGGTTCGGTTCGAGATCAACCGCCCCGAAGTGGAGCAACGGCGTTATCGGCGTCCGTATGTGGTGGTGTATATCGAGGACGAAACGGGGCACGTAGTTCGTCACCTCTTGATGTGGGTTTCCATGTCCGGATCGGGTCCGGACCAGTGGCTGCCCGACCTGCTGCGTTGGTATCGGAGCGACGCGGGCCGGACCCGGATCGAGCGCCGGAACAAAGCCTACGCGATTGGCCGATCAACGCGTCCGCCGGGAGAGTATCGCATCACCTGGAACGGCAAGGACGACATGGGCCAGCCGTTACCGGAAGGGTCGTACACCGTTTTCGTCGAGGCTGCGCGGGAACACGGAACGCACCAGGTGATCCGCATGCCGGTCTCGATTGCCGACGAACCGTTTGCCGAGGATTACGAAGGGAATGTCGAGATCAAGTCCGCCTCCGTCGAGTACCGCCGAATCGGGTCGGAGTGA
- a CDS encoding DUF418 domain-containing protein: protein MTTLDSTDPDRSEAPGDPPPGADLLAPVAQSPPSEPPAPSRAEPVGKAERLAAVDVLRGVALLGILAMNIVSFAWPFSGYDNPDLSGGPGMVNRSAWMMNHLLFSGKMMSLFSMLFGAGLVLMADRADRRGVSFAWVYYRRILWLLVIGLIHAYFIWSGDILVAYALCGLVLFVFRSTSPRRLFVLGVVLIVGSSLVFPVMGLGLGAVRAMAETTSESISTSDSGRAAMAEAWQEMGAFFEPTEEQYAEQLAAYRGSYWEVFPHRAQESIGFQAFFLPLFIWGIAGRMMVGMAFMKWGAFAAERSTRFYLVMASIAYGIGLPLTIVGGLDLWATNFEVVRGTVFGAALAMLGMVPVALGHAAVVMLVVKSGALPRLTARLAAVGRMALTNYLTQSIVGTLLFYGYGLGLYGKLDRPQLWLIVLAIWALQLWYSPIWLARFRFGPAEWIWRSLTYLKFQPMRAAKT, encoded by the coding sequence ATGACAACACTCGATTCGACCGATCCTGATCGGTCCGAGGCTCCCGGCGATCCTCCGCCGGGGGCCGATCTGCTTGCGCCCGTGGCCCAGAGCCCGCCTTCGGAACCCCCTGCGCCGTCGAGGGCCGAGCCGGTGGGCAAGGCCGAGCGGCTGGCGGCCGTGGATGTGCTGAGAGGCGTGGCCCTGCTCGGCATTCTGGCGATGAACATCGTCAGCTTCGCCTGGCCGTTTTCAGGGTATGACAATCCGGATCTCAGCGGAGGGCCGGGGATGGTCAACCGATCGGCCTGGATGATGAATCATCTGCTGTTTTCCGGCAAGATGATGTCGCTGTTCTCGATGCTCTTTGGTGCTGGGCTGGTCCTGATGGCCGATCGAGCCGATCGGCGCGGGGTGTCCTTTGCCTGGGTCTATTACCGACGCATTCTCTGGCTTCTGGTGATTGGCCTGATTCACGCGTACTTCATCTGGTCGGGCGACATCCTGGTGGCCTACGCCCTGTGCGGCCTGGTGCTGTTCGTGTTCCGCTCGACGAGCCCGAGACGATTGTTCGTGCTGGGGGTGGTCTTGATCGTCGGTTCAAGCCTTGTCTTCCCGGTCATGGGCCTGGGTCTCGGCGCAGTGCGAGCGATGGCCGAAACCACGTCCGAGAGCATCAGCACTTCTGATTCGGGCCGGGCCGCGATGGCCGAGGCCTGGCAGGAGATGGGGGCATTCTTCGAACCCACCGAGGAGCAATATGCCGAGCAACTCGCCGCGTATCGGGGCAGCTACTGGGAGGTCTTCCCACACCGAGCGCAAGAGTCGATCGGCTTTCAGGCGTTCTTCCTGCCCCTGTTCATCTGGGGCATCGCCGGGCGGATGATGGTGGGAATGGCCTTCATGAAGTGGGGGGCCTTCGCGGCGGAACGATCAACCCGCTTCTATCTGGTCATGGCGTCGATCGCCTACGGGATTGGTCTACCGCTGACGATCGTGGGGGGGTTGGACCTCTGGGCGACCAACTTCGAGGTGGTCCGGGGGACGGTCTTCGGGGCGGCCCTGGCGATGCTGGGCATGGTGCCGGTGGCGCTCGGGCACGCGGCGGTGGTGATGCTGGTGGTCAAGTCGGGGGCGCTGCCGCGATTGACGGCTCGCCTGGCCGCAGTGGGCCGGATGGCCCTGACGAACTACCTGACGCAGAGCATCGTCGGCACCTTGCTGTTTTATGGTTATGGACTCGGCCTGTACGGCAAGCTGGATCGGCCGCAGCTCTGGCTCATCGTGCTGGCCATCTGGGCGTTGCAGCTCTGGTACAGCCCAATCTGGCTCGCTCGGTTCCGCTTTGGCCCGGCGGAGTGGATCTGGCGATCGTTGACGTATCTGAAGTTCCAGCCGATGCGGGCCGCAAAAACGTGA
- a CDS encoding DUF1559 domain-containing protein, whose product MRRSQRGFTLIELLVVIAIIGVLIALLLPAVQAAREAARRSQCTNNLKQLGLAAHNYLDQNQVFPLMTNFPAGQDHSWGWAYSWTLGLLPHMEQQPLFNAFNYSIGMFGNASGNTYQQGNTTVGYTQVATFLCPSDMTKARPAAPYGTQNYFGNYGGPGSMLQFTGTITIGVGSSTHRNAGPFGTEGIRDGTSNTAMFSERLVGIRGGPQIRRSDPDWKRAVFTGTVGAAADSGDAAATMAFINSCRNIPPTETSRRSNASGYVWIASYPWHLSVNSYNHVGGPNSVSCHNPSDASWLTFVGPLGSAPPNSNHPGGVNVAMADGSVRFVKDTVNLETWWALGTRNGGEIVSADQF is encoded by the coding sequence ATGCGGAGAAGCCAGCGCGGTTTCACTCTGATTGAGTTGTTGGTGGTCATCGCGATCATCGGCGTTCTCATCGCCCTCTTACTTCCGGCGGTTCAGGCAGCTCGCGAAGCAGCTCGGCGATCTCAGTGCACCAACAACCTGAAGCAGCTTGGCCTGGCGGCCCACAACTACCTGGATCAGAACCAGGTCTTCCCGCTCATGACCAACTTTCCTGCGGGGCAGGATCATAGCTGGGGCTGGGCCTATTCGTGGACCCTGGGTCTGCTGCCGCACATGGAACAGCAGCCGCTGTTCAATGCCTTCAACTATTCGATTGGCATGTTCGGCAATGCCAGCGGCAACACCTACCAGCAGGGCAACACCACGGTCGGCTACACCCAGGTCGCCACGTTCCTTTGCCCGTCGGACATGACCAAGGCTCGTCCGGCCGCACCGTACGGAACCCAGAACTACTTCGGCAACTACGGCGGTCCCGGCTCGATGTTGCAGTTCACCGGCACCATCACGATCGGCGTCGGTAGCTCGACTCACCGCAACGCCGGCCCCTTCGGCACCGAAGGCATTCGTGACGGCACCTCGAACACCGCCATGTTCAGCGAGCGGCTGGTTGGCATCCGGGGCGGCCCGCAGATCCGCCGCAGCGATCCGGATTGGAAGCGCGCTGTCTTCACCGGCACGGTCGGCGCAGCGGCCGATTCCGGCGATGCCGCGGCGACGATGGCCTTCATCAACTCCTGCCGCAACATTCCGCCCACGGAGACCTCGCGGCGGTCCAATGCCAGCGGGTATGTCTGGATCGCTTCGTATCCCTGGCACCTGTCCGTCAACTCCTACAACCACGTGGGTGGGCCGAACAGCGTTTCCTGCCACAACCCCTCGGACGCTTCCTGGCTGACCTTCGTCGGGCCGCTCGGTTCGGCCCCGCCGAACAGCAATCACCCGGGCGGTGTCAACGTCGCCATGGCTGACGGCTCGGTTCGTTTCGTCAAGGATACGGTGAACCTGGAGACCTGGTGGGCTCTGGGAACCCGCAATGGTGGCGAAATCGTCTCGGCTGACCAGTTCTGA
- a CDS encoding MFS transporter: MHAEPPSGAGDAPIDYSKGPWYRGLTSYHWFVLAVAALGWLFDTMDQQLFNLARKPAMEELLDTTDPARVNFFGTLATSIFIVGWALGGLFFGILGDKIGRAKTMLLTILMYSIFTGLSAFSFNVWDFAFYRFLTGLGVGGEFAVGVALVAEVMPDHARARALGWLQALSAVGNMTAALIVISLGLIEDTGISRWRIMFLVGTAPALLAIVIRMKLREPERWQQTAGVAPKGKATPPPSEHEHTPTPSEDIPADGSPGMYEPETDGGQKLGSLSELFGDRRWRKNTIVGMLLAFSGVVGLWGIGFFSFDLIRDIFSDAALQMANEAGLVAGPEADYEERLEAGTIRVVQNPSDVPETPEEGITYLVSPTEERARSSYLRNHEEIRPFVEARLARWTGYTSLVQNAGAFFGIYAFALVTVQIGRKPAFAISFLLAMGATIFTFLFLGKIAGFWDVYWMIPVMGFCQLSLFGGYAIYFPELFPTRLRSTGTSFCYNVGRLVAATGPLGLGALNLLYADYAEIDSSLPMRYAGVTMCVVFLIGLMALPFAPETKDQPLPE; this comes from the coding sequence ATGCATGCCGAACCGCCCTCCGGGGCAGGCGACGCCCCCATCGATTACAGTAAAGGCCCGTGGTATCGCGGTCTGACCAGCTATCATTGGTTCGTGCTTGCCGTCGCCGCGCTGGGATGGCTGTTCGACACGATGGATCAGCAGCTCTTCAACCTTGCCCGCAAGCCGGCAATGGAGGAACTGCTGGATACCACCGATCCAGCCCGCGTCAATTTCTTCGGCACGCTCGCCACGTCGATCTTCATCGTCGGCTGGGCGCTCGGCGGCCTCTTCTTCGGCATCCTGGGCGACAAGATCGGCCGAGCCAAGACGATGCTGCTGACGATCTTGATGTACTCGATCTTCACGGGCCTGAGCGCCTTCTCGTTCAACGTCTGGGACTTCGCCTTCTACCGCTTCCTGACCGGTCTGGGGGTCGGCGGCGAGTTCGCCGTCGGCGTGGCCCTCGTGGCCGAGGTGATGCCCGACCACGCGAGGGCCCGGGCCCTCGGGTGGCTCCAGGCCCTCTCGGCCGTGGGGAACATGACGGCGGCCCTGATCGTCATCAGCCTCGGCCTGATCGAGGATACCGGCATCAGCCGATGGCGGATCATGTTCCTGGTCGGCACCGCTCCGGCCTTGCTGGCAATCGTCATTCGCATGAAGCTTCGCGAACCCGAGCGCTGGCAACAGACTGCCGGGGTCGCACCGAAGGGCAAGGCAACTCCACCTCCCTCGGAGCATGAGCACACGCCGACACCTTCGGAAGACATCCCGGCCGACGGCTCCCCCGGCATGTATGAACCAGAGACTGACGGCGGTCAGAAGCTCGGTTCGCTCTCTGAGCTGTTCGGCGACCGTCGATGGCGGAAGAACACGATTGTCGGCATGCTGCTGGCCTTCTCCGGCGTGGTCGGCCTCTGGGGCATCGGCTTCTTCAGCTTCGACCTGATCCGCGACATCTTCAGCGATGCGGCCCTGCAGATGGCCAACGAGGCCGGCCTGGTCGCCGGTCCCGAGGCCGATTACGAGGAGCGCCTCGAAGCCGGCACGATTCGGGTCGTGCAGAATCCCTCCGACGTCCCCGAGACACCGGAGGAGGGAATCACCTATCTCGTCTCACCGACCGAGGAGCGTGCCCGCAGCAGCTACCTCCGGAACCATGAGGAAATTCGGCCCTTCGTCGAGGCGAGGCTCGCCCGATGGACCGGTTATACCTCGCTCGTCCAGAACGCCGGGGCCTTCTTCGGCATTTATGCCTTCGCCTTGGTCACGGTGCAGATCGGCCGCAAGCCGGCCTTTGCCATCTCGTTCCTACTGGCGATGGGGGCGACGATCTTCACCTTCCTCTTTCTGGGCAAGATCGCCGGATTCTGGGATGTGTACTGGATGATCCCAGTCATGGGCTTCTGCCAGCTCTCGCTGTTCGGCGGTTACGCGATTTACTTCCCCGAGCTGTTCCCGACACGACTTCGGAGCACCGGCACGTCGTTCTGCTATAACGTCGGACGACTGGTCGCCGCGACCGGGCCGCTCGGCCTCGGGGCCTTGAACCTGCTCTACGCCGATTATGCCGAGATCGACAGCTCGTTACCCATGCGGTACGCCGGTGTCACCATGTGCGTGGTCTTCCTGATCGGATTGATGGCGCTTCCATTCGCGCCGGAAACCAAGGATCAACCGCTGCCCGAGTGA
- a CDS encoding 6-phosphogluconolactonase has protein sequence MSLPAPPTPIAEWTVDRLRVRVFEDRARLGRAAAAGVAEAIAARHKVAERANIIFAAAPSQDEFLTALVGIDAIDWSRIVGFHMDEYLGLNPDHPASFRRYLHEHIFRMAGLPADRLRLIPGEQTDRPLRTCLEYEDALRAEPPDIVCAGIGENGHLAFNDPPVADFLDPVLIKVVRLDHSCRVQQVNDGCFAELDDVPTHAYTLTVPALLSAPVLSVVVPGPRKADAVLATLKGPISEACPASALRQHEGATLLLDRESARLVL, from the coding sequence ATGTCCCTGCCGGCCCCCCCGACGCCGATCGCCGAATGGACTGTCGACCGCCTCCGCGTTCGGGTCTTTGAAGACCGAGCCCGCCTGGGCCGGGCCGCCGCGGCCGGAGTGGCCGAGGCCATCGCCGCCCGCCATAAGGTCGCCGAACGAGCCAACATTATCTTTGCAGCCGCCCCCAGCCAGGATGAATTCCTGACAGCGCTGGTGGGAATCGACGCGATTGACTGGTCACGAATCGTCGGATTTCACATGGATGAATATCTGGGATTGAATCCGGATCATCCAGCGAGCTTCCGCCGTTATTTGCATGAGCATATTTTCCGGATGGCGGGCTTGCCGGCCGATCGCCTCCGCCTGATTCCCGGCGAGCAGACCGATCGACCGCTGCGGACCTGCCTGGAGTACGAGGATGCGCTCCGGGCCGAACCGCCCGATATTGTTTGCGCGGGCATTGGAGAGAACGGGCACCTCGCCTTCAATGATCCGCCGGTGGCCGACTTTTTGGACCCGGTCCTGATCAAGGTGGTTCGGCTCGATCACTCCTGTCGCGTGCAGCAGGTCAACGACGGCTGCTTCGCCGAGCTGGACGACGTGCCGACGCATGCCTATACCCTGACGGTTCCGGCGTTGCTGTCGGCGCCAGTGCTTTCGGTGGTCGTGCCGGGTCCTCGCAAGGCCGACGCGGTGCTGGCCACGCTGAAGGGGCCGATCTCGGAAGCCTGCCCGGCCTCGGCCCTGCGGCAGCACGAGGGAGCGACCCTGCTGCTTGATCGCGAATCGGCCCGTCTGGTGCTCTGA
- a CDS encoding PepSY-associated TM helix domain-containing protein, which produces MSRSSPPPSSTAESGRSDLERPPENGSERGSRKRSRRSLGNRVAAVTRWLHIYLSMFGLASVLFFSVTGLTLNHPDWFFANVEHVSEAEGTLDRSWIDDPDSASTDDPADQVDQLRVVEYLRLEHDVRGALTEFFVDDYECFVTFKGPGYAADAQIDRETGQYFLTESTLGLVAVLNDLHKGRDTGPAWSVAIDVSAVVLTVISLSGLILLFYLKLRRNPGLVVAVIGGGVIVAVVLLGVP; this is translated from the coding sequence ATGTCGAGATCAAGTCCGCCTCCGTCGAGTACCGCCGAATCGGGTCGGAGTGACCTGGAACGCCCCCCTGAGAACGGTTCCGAGCGGGGATCGAGAAAACGATCGCGGCGGTCGCTCGGGAACCGGGTGGCCGCGGTGACGAGATGGCTTCACATTTATCTGTCGATGTTTGGCCTGGCATCGGTCCTGTTCTTCAGCGTGACCGGCCTGACGCTGAATCATCCCGACTGGTTCTTTGCGAATGTTGAGCATGTGAGCGAAGCCGAGGGGACGCTGGATCGGTCGTGGATCGACGATCCGGACTCGGCATCGACGGACGATCCGGCCGACCAGGTCGATCAGCTCCGCGTGGTGGAGTACCTGAGGCTCGAACACGACGTCAGAGGAGCGCTCACCGAGTTCTTCGTGGACGACTACGAATGTTTTGTCACGTTTAAAGGTCCGGGTTATGCCGCCGATGCTCAGATTGACCGAGAAACAGGACAATACTTTTTAACAGAAAGCACGCTCGGCCTGGTGGCCGTGCTGAACGATTTGCACAAAGGGAGGGATACAGGGCCGGCCTGGTCGGTGGCGATCGACGTTTCGGCGGTGGTGCTGACGGTGATCTCGCTCTCGGGGCTCATCTTGTTATTTTATCTGAAGCTGAGGCGCAATCCAGGGCTGGTGGTGGCGGTGATCGGCGGTGGGGTGATCGTGGCGGTGGTGCTGCTCGGGGTGCCTTGA